A part of Campylobacter concisus genomic DNA contains:
- a CDS encoding cysteine synthase A, whose translation MIYDNIVKTIGNTPIVKIKTGADEAEIYVKLEFFNPGGSVKDRIAFNMITKMLADGTLKEGDTIVEPTSGNTGIGVAMCGAALGFKVILCMPESMSIERRKIVAAYGAQLELTPASGGMKAAIARATELAAQPNHVMLSQFENKYNPQAHELTTAAEIVADFSKLDAFVAGVGTGGTISGVAKILKEKGYDTKVIAVEPEASPVLSGGNPGPHKIQGIGAGFLPNTMNMSLVSEVEKVSNDDALNAARAIAKSDGLMIGISGGAAYVAAKRVAKRLGAGKKVLFIAPDNGERYLSTELYGA comes from the coding sequence ATGATTTACGATAACATCGTTAAAACGATTGGTAATACACCTATTGTAAAGATAAAAACAGGTGCTGATGAAGCCGAAATTTACGTAAAATTAGAGTTTTTTAACCCAGGTGGCTCTGTAAAAGACAGGATCGCATTTAACATGATAACCAAAATGCTAGCTGACGGTACGCTAAAAGAGGGCGATACTATCGTTGAGCCAACGAGCGGAAATACTGGCATTGGTGTAGCGATGTGCGGTGCTGCACTTGGCTTTAAAGTGATACTTTGCATGCCAGAGAGCATGAGTATCGAAAGACGCAAAATAGTAGCTGCTTATGGCGCACAACTTGAGCTTACTCCAGCATCTGGTGGCATGAAAGCAGCGATCGCAAGAGCTACAGAGCTAGCAGCTCAGCCAAATCACGTAATGCTAAGCCAGTTTGAAAACAAGTATAACCCACAAGCTCACGAACTAACAACAGCAGCTGAAATTGTGGCTGATTTTAGTAAGCTTGATGCATTTGTAGCTGGCGTTGGCACAGGTGGTACAATAAGTGGTGTAGCAAAAATTTTAAAAGAAAAAGGCTATGATACTAAGGTCATCGCAGTAGAGCCTGAAGCATCGCCAGTTTTAAGTGGTGGCAACCCAGGACCGCATAAAATTCAAGGCATTGGAGCCGGATTTTTACCAAATACTATGAATATGAGCCTAGTTAGCGAAGTAGAAAAAGTAAGCAACGATGACGCACTAAACGCAGCTAGAGCAATCGCTAAAAGTGATGGACTCATGATAGGCATAAGTGGCGGTGCTGCTTACGTGGCTGCAAAAAGAGTAGCTAAAAGACTTGGCGCTGGCAAAAAAGTACTTTTCATAGCTCCAGATAATGGCGAAAGATACTTAAGTACAGAGCTTTACGGAGCATAA
- a CDS encoding endonuclease III: MTSTDLFLTLFNHKSRNLDELKWPGEGTFEVILGAILVQNTNWKNVEKALNNLKNAGKDSLDGICALENSELATLIKPSGFYNTKAKRLKMLCLAIKNEFESFENFKENASREWLISVKGVGAETCDAILAYACGKQYMVVDAYALRIMAYFDYNFECYDEAAEWFSSLDYNEIYKFLDSKKFDETEVLKLYHALILEFCKENFKGKILSQNGQKILSSIKN, translated from the coding sequence ATGACTTCAACTGATCTATTTTTAACCTTATTTAATCATAAAAGCAGAAATTTGGATGAGCTAAAATGGCCAGGTGAGGGTACTTTTGAGGTTATTTTGGGTGCTATTTTAGTGCAAAATACCAACTGGAAAAACGTAGAAAAAGCTCTAAATAATCTAAAAAATGCAGGTAAAGATAGCTTGGATGGTATTTGCGCGCTTGAAAACAGTGAACTTGCCACGCTTATAAAGCCAAGTGGCTTTTACAATACAAAGGCAAAACGTCTAAAAATGCTCTGCCTAGCTATAAAAAATGAATTTGAGAGCTTTGAAAATTTTAAAGAAAACGCAAGTCGTGAGTGGCTCATAAGCGTAAAAGGTGTTGGAGCCGAGACTTGTGATGCGATACTGGCATATGCTTGTGGTAAGCAATATATGGTCGTTGATGCTTACGCGCTTAGGATAATGGCGTATTTTGACTATAATTTTGAGTGCTACGACGAGGCTGCTGAGTGGTTTAGTTCGCTTGATTATAATGAAATTTATAAATTTCTTGATAGCAAGAAATTTGACGAGACTGAAGTTTTAAAGCTCTATCACGCTCTTATTTTGGAGTTTTGCAAAGAGAATTTCAAAGGTAAAATTTTAAGCCAAAATGGCCAAAAAATATTAAGCAGCATTAAAAATTAA
- a CDS encoding ATP-binding protein: MIDWGVKYAAIYRSTKGMLKPVDDIDFVDIDSLYGLEKQKEILLKNTLNFIDGKDANHVLLWGERGCGKSSLVRAVFTKFYKAGLRIIELGCEDLKYLGDIIDEIRKSEFKFIIFCDDLSFENGSNEYKFLKPIMDGSIQKPPKNVLLYATSNRRHLISEFKSENKNSELIDGEIHYSDAAQEKISLSDRFGLWISFYQGNYDEYLKMVDFYFKDYAGDKEELHTLAKNFATLRASRSGRTAKQFYLTFKENLK; this comes from the coding sequence GTGATAGATTGGGGTGTGAAGTATGCAGCGATTTACAGAAGTACAAAAGGTATGCTAAAACCAGTTGATGATATTGATTTTGTTGATATCGACTCACTTTATGGGCTAGAAAAACAAAAAGAAATTTTACTAAAAAATACTCTAAATTTTATAGATGGTAAGGATGCGAACCACGTGCTTCTTTGGGGTGAGAGAGGATGTGGCAAGTCAAGTCTCGTAAGGGCTGTTTTTACTAAGTTTTATAAAGCCGGACTTCGCATAATCGAGCTTGGATGCGAAGATCTAAAATACCTTGGCGACATCATCGACGAGATTAGAAAAAGTGAGTTTAAATTTATCATTTTTTGCGATGATCTAAGCTTTGAAAATGGTAGCAATGAGTATAAATTTCTAAAACCTATAATGGACGGCTCTATCCAAAAACCGCCAAAAAACGTCCTTTTATACGCTACGTCAAACCGCAGACATCTAATAAGCGAGTTTAAAAGCGAAAATAAAAACTCAGAGCTAATTGACGGCGAAATCCATTACAGCGATGCAGCTCAGGAGAAAATTTCTCTATCCGATCGCTTTGGTCTTTGGATCAGCTTTTATCAAGGCAACTACGATGAGTATCTAAAAATGGTTGATTTTTACTTTAAAGACTACGCAGGTGACAAAGAGGAGCTTCATACGCTTGCTAAAAATTTTGCAACACTTAGAGCCAGTAGAAGTGGCAGAACAGCAAAGCAGTTTTATCTTACTTTTAAAGAAAATTTAAAATGA
- a CDS encoding serine O-acetyltransferase has product MWESLKELVQTVREKDPSVHKCCFLAILINTPGIHAVLFHKISHFLYKKEHFFLARLISQIARFLTGIEIHPGAKIGKRFFIDHGMGVVIGETAEIGDDVMMYHQVTLGGTGKECGKRHPTVKNGVTIAAGSKILGAITIGENAKIGANSVVLKNVPANATVVGIPARIVRVNGTKFEPEFII; this is encoded by the coding sequence ATGTGGGAGAGTCTAAAGGAACTAGTTCAAACTGTTCGTGAAAAAGACCCATCGGTACATAAGTGTTGCTTTTTGGCAATACTTATAAATACCCCTGGTATTCATGCGGTTTTGTTTCATAAAATTTCTCATTTTTTATATAAAAAAGAGCATTTTTTTCTAGCTAGACTCATCTCGCAAATTGCAAGATTTTTAACGGGCATCGAGATCCATCCTGGAGCAAAGATCGGCAAGAGATTTTTCATAGATCATGGTATGGGTGTGGTTATAGGTGAGACAGCTGAGATAGGTGATGATGTAATGATGTATCATCAAGTAACACTTGGAGGCACTGGAAAAGAGTGTGGCAAAAGACATCCGACTGTAAAAAATGGTGTGACTATTGCAGCTGGCTCAAAGATACTAGGTGCCATAACGATCGGTGAAAATGCTAAGATCGGCGCAAACTCGGTCGTGCTAAAAAATGTCCCAGCAAACGCGACAGTCGTTGGTATACCAGCGAGAATAGTTCGAGTAAATGGGACAAAATTTGAACCAGAGTTTATTATCTAA